In the Natrinema sp. CBA1119 genome, CAGACCGAGGAACTCGTCCGGGAATACCCCGAGACGTTCGGCCGCGTGGTTCAGCGAATGGAGTCGATGGACATCGCGTCGTTCGTCTCCGAGAACCCCGACACCGCCGATCAGTTCCAGGAACTGCTCTGGGCCGGCATGAACGTCCTCGTCGAGACCTCGCCCGCGGTCCGCGAGAGCATCGACGAGGACATCACCGTCACCTTCGAGGCCGACGACTGCCCGATGGAGGGCCACCTCGAGGTCGACGAGGACGCGCAGACGATGCGGGGCGGCGCGGGCAAACTCGACGATCCGATGCTCGAGATCACCGGCCCGGCGGACACGCTCGTCGGCCTCATCGTCGGCAGCGTCGATCCGATTCAGGGCTTCATGAAGCAGAAGTACGAGATGGACGGCCCGGTGCAGAAGGGCACGCGCCTCGCGCCGATCATGAACTCGCTGTCCGAACAGGTTCCCGCGGAGTCATAGAATGCGGCTGACCGAGGACCAGACGGCGTTTCGCGACGATCTCCGGGCGCACCTCGAGTCCGAGATCGAACCGATCGTCGACGAGGCGGATCGCAACGGCCCGATGACGCGCGACGACCTCCTGGGCTATCTCGACGGGTTGCACGATCTCGGA is a window encoding:
- a CDS encoding SCP2 sterol-binding domain-containing protein, which codes for MTNDELIQEIDASLEKSNDELEDDLPALLGEMEGQTEELVREYPETFGRVVQRMESMDIASFVSENPDTADQFQELLWAGMNVLVETSPAVRESIDEDITVTFEADDCPMEGHLEVDEDAQTMRGGAGKLDDPMLEITGPADTLVGLIVGSVDPIQGFMKQKYEMDGPVQKGTRLAPIMNSLSEQVPAES